CGACCCGATGCGTCCGACGGCGTAGGCGGCGCCGAGGATGCTGACGGCGGTGACAAAGGCCACCGAGGCGGCCAGCGCCATCGCCTTGGCGTCGCTGACGGCGGGTCGGGCGGCGGCCTGGGCACGGGGTTCGTCGCCGGGGTTGGCGGCCGAGTCGGCCGCCGGTTCGGCGGCCCGGACCGGCGCGCCCCAAAGCAGCACAGCCACCGTCACCGCCAAAAGCATCCATTGAAGCGCCTTCATGGTCATCTCCTTCGCTATGGTCGCGGGGAGGACCCCGCGTCCCTCTCAGCCAGCCGGAACGGCCGGAACGCCCGCCCGCTGCCGGAGAAAAACTTCCCGAAAAACTCGTAGTACTGGAGCCGGATCGCCTGGACCGACGCGATGATGCCTTCCAGGAGAATCGTCAGGATGTTGCCGAGGATGATCACCAGGACGCCCATCGCGCTGCCGAGCCCCCCTCCCCCAACCAAGTGCGAAACCTCGCGCGCCATCAGGAACGTGGCGGCCAGGAGGGCCGCATGGCTCATCGCGTACGCCGCCAACCGCACGAACGAGATTGTGTTCGCCATGTACCCCAGGACGCCCTCGAAAACCTCGACGACCGACTCGACGGAGGCCAGGAGGAGGCTGTCGCCATGCGCCGCGCCGCCGGCGCGCCGCCGCAGGGCATAGGCGATCGGCTCCTTGAGCGCCATCAGCAGCAGCGCCAGGGCCGGCAGGACGACCAGCAGGGCCACCTCGATCCAATGCAGGTCCACCTCATGATAGACGAGGATTTTCATCAGGAGGGCGAGCACGCCCCAGTAGAAGACGGCCCCGACGACGCCGAACTTGTCCAGGAACCCCCCGACGATGTCGCCACG
This is a stretch of genomic DNA from Planctomycetota bacterium. It encodes these proteins:
- a CDS encoding ATP synthase subunit C codes for the protein MKALQWMLLAVTVAVLLWGAPVRAAEPAADSAANPGDEPRAQAAARPAVSDAKAMALAASVAFVTAVSILGAAYAVGRIGSAALGAAAEKPELLLRSLPFVGLAEGLAVIGFIVAVILLNKF